The Marinobacter antarcticus genomic sequence GTTCAAGACCAGGACGTTGATAGGTCGGGTGTGTAAGCGCTGCGAGGCGTTGAGCTAACCGATACTAATTGCTCGTGCGGCTTGACTATATAACACCCAAGACAATTGCGGATATCGCAACGAAAGAATCGAAATCACGGCCTTGAAAAGCCAGTGTTCTGTCTCATCCCCCAGTGATCAACCGTTTTGTCTGACGACTATAGCGGCTTGGAACCACCTGATCCCATCCCGAACTCAGAAGTGAAACAGGCCTGCGCCGATGGTAGTGTGGCATTGCCCATGTGAGAGTAGGTCATCGTCAGACTCTTAATACCGAAAACCCCCAGCGGACTGCCGTTGGGGGTTTTTTTATGCCTTAAAATTGCCTCAGCATGTAGGGGAGCACTGCTCCTTATACTTCCCGGTGATATACTCTCGCTATAAAACCAAATGCGATACGGAGCACCTCAATGTCTGGCAACGATCACCTGGTCATATTTGATACGACTCTCCGGGATGGTGAACAAAGCCCCGGCGCTACCATGAACAAGGCGGAGAAGCTTCGGATTGCCAAGGCTCTCGAGAAGCTGAGGGTGGATGTCATCGAGGCCGGCTTTGCAATCGCCAGTCAGGGCGACTTCGAAGCGATTAAGTCCATTGCGGAGACTATTAAAGAGTCAACGATTTGCAGCCTCGCACGGGCCCTGGATAAAGACATTGACCGCGCCGCTGAGGCAATTCGCCCGGCCGAACGCGGGCGTATCCATACCTTTATTGCCACCTCGCCCATTCACATGAAGCACAAGCTGCAAATGCAGCCCGATGAGGTGATTGAGCAGGCAGTTCGGGCAGTAAAGCGCTCCCGAAGCCATGTCGATGACGTTGAGTTCTCCTGTGAGGATGCTGGTCGCTCAGAACTGGATTTTCTCTGCCGCATTATTGAGGCCGCGATTGACGCCGGCGCCAACACGATCAACATTCCAGATACGGTTGGCTACGCCATTCCTGAGCAGTTCGCTGAGACCATTCATCAGTTGCTTAATCGCATCCCCAATGCGGACAAAGCCATTTTTTCCGTACATTGTCATAACGACTTGGGGCTTGCGGTCGCTAACTCACTTGCCGCCGTAACCCGGGGAGCCCGTCAGGTTGAGTGCACGATTAACGGCCTGGGCGAGCGCGCCGGTAATGCTTCTCTGGAAGAGATCGTGATGGCCGTTCGTACCCGTCAGGATCTGTTCAACATTGATACCCGGATAGATGCCCGCCATATTGTCCCGGCTTCGCGCCTTGTCTCCACTATTACCGGTTTTCCGGTGCAGCCCAACAAAGCTATAGTGGGCGCGAACGCATTCGCCCATGAATCGGGTATACACCAGGATGGCGTGCTCAAGCATCGCGAGACTTATGAGATCATGCGGGCGGAGGATGTTGGCTGGCATACCAACAGCCTGGTGCTAGGTAAACACTCTGGTCGTAATGCATTTCGTACACGACTACTTGAGCTGGGCATTCAGTTTGAGACCGAGACAGAGCTTAACGAAGCGTTTACCCGCTTCAAGGCGCTGGCTGATCTGAAGCATGAGATTTTTGATGAAGATCTGCAGGCCATTGCGAGCGACACCCGGCAGAAAGATGAAGACGGTCGTTATGGGCTGGTTTGTCTTCAGGTCTGCTCGGAAACGGGCGTGGTACCCAAGGCCACCATGACATTGACGATGGACGGAAAAGAACACAAAGTCGATGCGGAAGGAAGTGGTCCGGTAGATGCAACATTCAAGGCCATTGAGTCTCTTGTTGATTCTGGCTGTAACCTGCAACTCTACTCAGTCAATAACATTACCAGCGGCACTGATGCTCAAGGCGAGGTCACTGTCCGGCTGGAGCGTGGTGGCCGAATCGTAAATGGAGTGGGCGCGGATACAGATATCATAATTGCGTCAGCCAAAGCTTATATCGAAGCCCTTAACCTGATTAGCCGCGTCGGTATCCGGCAGCACCCTCAGGTGGCGGATGTTTGACGTGACGCGGAGCGTGCAAACCGCACGGGATCAGCAGGTCGTTTGAATGATCCATACTGAAGCTCAGAGGCAGTTCTATCTCGGTGTTGCGGGCATTCGTTTGTGGTATGCCCGCGAACCCTTGCCGGGTGCCGCACCCAGCCCGGAATTTCAGTTCCCGACGCCGGATGAGCCAGCGCAACCGTTAATGTCGAGTCGGGCCCAGGGTGCTGTAGCGCCCGCAAAAGTCGCCGGGCCCAAGCCTGCTTCCATTTCATCCGGTTCCAATCAACGTGCAGTGCAACGCATTGCCAGTCTCCAGGCGTTGATGGAGCAAAAAGAAGGGGTGGCTGCGGGTAAGGAGCCGCCAGTCCAGAAGTCGCCGGCAGCTCCAGACTTGCCTTCCGATAATTCACAAGACGGTGCCGTGCAAATGCAGGTGCCTCAGATACAGGCAGATAAGGCGCTTAGCCTGAACATGGGCGTATTTTCCGGTGAGCGTTACGTCCTGATAGCAAGCATCTCCAAAGAAGCGAGCCTTCGACTGCAGGAGGCTCTTGCTGTAAACATACTGAGGAGTCTCGGAGAAGAGCCGTCGAAGCCTGCAGAATGGATTCAGTGGCCGGTTTTCAACAATCGCCTTGCGGCAGGAGGATCGATTGCTGACCTGCTGTCCGTTATGAAGCATGTTCTGCCTGGTGTGGCCGGCAAAAAGGTGATTGTTCTGGGCAGTGTCAGTGGTGCCGATGTGGATGCGGGAAGTGAAGGCTGGTTGGCGGAGGCGCTTGAGCGTTTCCCCGATATTCAGTTTGAGTATTCTCTGGCGGAGCTTGCCAGTAACCCGGGCTCCAAGCGTTCCTTGTGGCAGCAGCTGAAACCGTTGGTCAAAACCTGATGCACAGAAGGGAAGATTCATACCTTGGCGCCCCTGGCCTGGAGCTGACTATACGTCCTTTGGAGCCCGGGGATCTTTCCGAAATACTGAATATAGAGCTCCAGGGATACTCTCATCCCTGGTCGGAAGGGATATTTCTGGACTGCTTCAAACCGGACTATCGCTTGTGGGGTGTTTGCCAGAATGGTTCGTTAGCCGGTTACGTTGTAGTGTCCTATGTGCTTGACGAGGTCCATCTCCTGAATCTCTGTGTTCACCCCGGGTTTCGTGGTCGGGGAGCTGGGCGGCTCCTGTTGCGCCATCTTCTTGCAGAAGCAGCCCGCGAGTGCATGAATCAGGTTATTCTGGAAGTAAGGCTGAGCAACAACGTAGCGAGCAAGCTCTATCGCAATGAAGGTTTTGAGGAAATAGGGCGGCGCCCCCGATACTATCCTGCCGCTTCAGGGTGGGAAGATGCTCGGGTAATGGCGTTGTTATTGCAGCCCTGACGGTTGTTGCTTCTGTTCGCGTAATCACCCCTTAGCCCTTATAATGGCTGCCTTTTACGAACATCTGACGCAGGTTGCTTTTCTACTATGGCTCACCTTTCCCAGGAAGTGGCGAAACGCCGCACCTTTGCGATTATCTCTCACCCGGACGCTGGTAAAACCACGATTACCGAAAAAGTCCTTTTATTCGGGCACGCTATACAGAGGGCGGGCACGGTCAAGGGTAAGAAGTCCGGTCAGCACGCAAAATCCGACTGGATGGAAATGGAAAAGGAGCGGGGTATCTCGGTAACTACATCCGTGATGCAGTTTCCTTACGGTGGCAAGTTGGTGAACCTGCTGGATACTCCTGGCCATGAGGATTTCTCAGAGGACACTTACCGCACCCTGACGGCAGTAGACTCTTGTTTGATGGTTATTGACAGCGCCAAAGGTGTTGAAGCCCGTACCATCAAACTGATGGAAGTGACCCGTCTAAGAGACACACCTATTCTGACCTTCATGAACAAGCTGGACCGCGATACTCGTGATCCGGTAGAGCTTATGGATGAAGTGGAAGATGTTCTGAAAATTGCCTGCGCACCCATTACCTGGCCTATCGGTATGGGTAAAAACTTTAAAGGTGTCTACCACCTGCTCCGTGACGAGGTGACTCTTTACCAGAGCGGGCAGGGCCACGCTATTCAGGCGGTCCGGGTAATCAGTGGGCTGGATAATCCGGAGCTCGATACGGCGATTGGCACTTACGCGGCTGAGTTGCGGGATGAAGTGGAACTGGTAAAGGGCGCTTCCCACGAGTTCAATCTTGAAGCATTTCTGGCCGGTGAACTTACTCCGGTGTTTTTTGGTACTGCGTTAGGCAACTTTGGTGTGGACCATATGCTGGATGGACTTGTTGACTGGGCCCCTGCGCCTCAGCCTCGGGAAACAGACCAGAGGCCGGTGCAGCCGGATGATGAAGCCTTCACCGGCTTTGTTTTTAAAATTCAGGCCAATATGGATCCTCAGCACCGGGACAGGGTTGCGTTTATGCGCATCGTGTCGGGTAAATACAGCCCGGGCATGAAGGCCCGTCATGTGCGGATCGGCAAGGAAGTGCGCTTTTCCGACGCGTTGACTTTTATGGCAGGTGATCGTGCGCACGCTGAGGAAGCCTATGCCGGCGATATCATTGGTCTGCATAACCACGGCACGATCCAGCTGGGGGATACGTTTACCGCCGGCGAAGACATGAAGTTTACCGGTATCCCCAATTTCGCGCCTGAGTTGTTCCGTCGTATCCGGCTGAAGGATCCGCTGAAAGCGAAGCAACTCCAGAAGGGGCTGATTCAGCTCTCGGAGGAGGGTGCCGTCCAGGTCTTCCGGCCACTGCGCAACAACGATCTGATCGTCGGTGCAGTTGGTGTGCTGCAGTTTGACGTGGTCGTGAGCCGTCTCAAAACTGAATACAAGGTTGAGGCTGTTTATGAGCCTATCAATGTCGCCACTGCACGCTGGGTAACCTGCTCAGATGATCGTAAGCTGGATGAGTTCCAGCGCAAGAACAATGACAATCTCGCGCTCGACGGTGGTGACCGGCTCGCATATATCGCACCAACCATGGTAAACCTGAATCTTGCTCAGGAGCGTTATCCCGACGTGGAGTTCCACAAAACCCGGGAACATTGATCCATTAGCGGGTGGAGGTGGCTTTGAAACTGGTTGATGCCCATTGTCACTTTGACTTTCCCCGGTTTGATGGGATCCGGGCCAGCGAGCTCGGGGCAGCTTCAAAAAATGGCGTTGTCGGGCTGGTTATTCCCGGTGTACGCCGCCCAGACTGGGAGCGTGTCCGGGATACGGCTCTGGCGCACTCAGGCCTGTTTTACTGTCTTGGCATTCATCCGTGGTTCGTTAGCGAACACTCCGCCGGGGACCTGGAGGCTATGGAGCAGCTCCTGCGCTCACGGCCTGAGAGCTGCATAGCCGTTGGTGAATGTGGGCTGGATCGGTTGCATGGTGATACGGGGGCACAGTTTCCCTGGTTTGAAGCACAGGTTGAGCTGGCATCGAAGCTGGGCTTTCCGCTGGTTATCCACTCGGTGAAGACCCACGATGAGGTTCACGCCACCCTGAGGCGCAGGAACTGGAGCGGGAGGGCCCTGCTACACGGTTTTTCCGGCAGCTATCAGCAGGCAAAAAAGCTGGTCGACCAAGGATGCTTTATCGGAGTGGGTGGGGTAATTACGCATCCTCGAGCCCGCAAAACCCGGGAGACAGTTGCACGCCTGCCTCTGGAATCTCTGGTGCTTGAAACCGATGCGCCAGATATGGCGCCGGAAGGTGTTGCCGCGGGCGATAATTCACCGGTTTATCTGCACAGTATTCTTGAATGCCTTGCCGAGATCCGTGGTGAGCAACCGGAATATCTGGCTTCTGTATTGTTTGCCAATACGGCAATGCTATATGGCCAGGCATTATGGCAGTAAGCGAACCATAAAACTGTTCAGAGCAGGGTTGGATTTCAATAATCGTTCGAGTATACTTCGCCACCTGGCTTTTCAAGGCAATGCCACTACCTCAGCCCCGAATAGTGTCACTGCCGATCAAACTACAGGTACAGAACCTCCTCCGGGTGTATTACATTTTCCGGTGGCGGTTTTTAACGTTTCTTTTTATAGCGTTCAAGGCGGAATTAATGAAGACTCTGAGTGCGAAACCAGAAACCGTAAAACGTGACTGGTACGTTGTAGACGCAGCCGGCAAGACGCTGGGTCGTCTGTCAACCGAAATCGCCCGTCGTCTGCGGGGCAAGCATAAGCCTGAGTATACCCCTCATGTAGACACTGGCGATTACATTGTTGTGATCAATGCGGGCCAGGTGCGGGTTACCGGCAACAAGGCATCTGACAAGATGTACTACAGTCATACCGGCTTTCCGGGTGGGATCAAATCTATCAGCTTCGAGAAGCTGGTCGACAAGGCGCCCGAGCAGGTTATTCAGAAGTCTGTGAAAGGCATGCTTCCGAAGGGTCCGCTTGGTCGCGCCATGTTCATGAAGCTGAAAATCTATGCAGGCGCTGAGCATCCTCATGCAGCCCAGCAGCCCAAAGAACTCGACATTTAACGGAAGGCGGATATGTCTGTAGCACAAAATTACGGTACTGGTCGCCGCAAAACGTCCACGGCTCGGGTGTTTATCAAGCCGGGAAGCGGTAATATCTCTATCAATGGTCGCACTATCGAAGAGTTCTTCGGTCGTGAGACTCTGCGTATGATCGTGCGTCAACCTCTGGTTGTTGCAGAATCTGCAGATCGCTTTGATATCAACGTCACCGTCAAGGGTGGTGGTATCAGTGGCCAGGCCGGTGCTATTCGCCACGGTCTGACCCGCGCTCTGATGGATTATGACGAAACACTGCGTCCGGCGATGCGTAAAGCGGGTTATGTAACTCGTGATGCTCGTGAAGTTGAGCGTAAGAAAGTTGGTCTGCGCAAGGCGCGTAAGCGTCCTCAGTACTCCAAGCGTTAAGTTTCGCTGGAGCAGATCTCAGGAAAACCCGGCTATTTTGGTCGGGTTTTTTTGTTTCCGGGTCAATGACAGCCAAATTGATCTGGAGCAGAGAAGAGGCTCTGGTGGCGGCTTTGCGACTTGTAAGCACGTGGTAATTTCATTACCATTTGAGCGCTTATATTTTTGGATTGTGAAGTCCTTTTCGATGCTCACTGTCGGCTTTCTTGCGGGCTGTGACATCGCCTGATGGGAGAAAACCATAATGAATAATGGCGACGTGAGCCAAGGTCGACGCCGGTTTCTTATCGGCGCTACGGCTGCGGTAGGTGGAGTCGGCGTCGTCGGTGCGGCAGTTCCTTTCGTGGCATCCTGGAATCCCAGTGCCAAAGCGGAGGCAGCTGGTGCGCCGGTAACCGTCAATATCAGTAAGATTGAACCGGGTCAGCAGGTCACCATTTCATGGCGGGGTATGCCGGTCTGGCTCATCCGCCGCACAGAAGAAATGCAGAGCAGCGTAGAAAAGCTCAACGACAAGGTGAGCGATCCTCAGTCTGAAGCCCCGCAGCAGCCGGCATACATTGACGGCATACTACGGTCGCTGAAGCCCGAGATGGCTGTTCTTGTCGGTTTGTGCACGCATCTGGGCTGCGTGCCTACCTATCGCCCGGAAGTAGCGCCGGCAGACCTGGGTGAGGAGTGGCTTGGTGGCTTGTTCTGCCCTTGCCATGGTTCCCGGTATGATTTGGCCGGACGGGTATACAAATCGCAGCCTGCTCCGCTGAACCTGCAGGTTCCGCCTTATCGCTATGACGATGACGTGACTCTCACGATTGGTCTTGATCCGGAGGCAGCGTAATGCAGAAGCTTCTTAATTGGGTAGACGAGCGTCTGCCAGTTGTTGATGCCTGGAATAAGCACCTGGCAAAATATTACGCGCCGAAAAACTTCAACGTCTGGTATTTTTTCGGATCTCTGGCGATGCTTGTGCTGGTCAATCAATTGGTGACCGGTATTTGGCTTACCATGAGCTATAACCCGACAGGTGAGGGAGCGTTCGCTTCCGTTGAGTACATCATGCGCGATGTGCAGTGGGGGTGGCTCTTGCGCTATCTGCACTCTACGGGTGCGTCTGCCTTCTTCATTGTGGTTTATCTCCACATGTTCCGTGGTCTTATGTACGGTTCCTATCAGAAGCCCCGCGAGCTGATCTGGTTGTTTGGCATGCTGATTTATCTGGTGCTGATGGCAGA encodes the following:
- a CDS encoding 2-isopropylmalate synthase, producing MSGNDHLVIFDTTLRDGEQSPGATMNKAEKLRIAKALEKLRVDVIEAGFAIASQGDFEAIKSIAETIKESTICSLARALDKDIDRAAEAIRPAERGRIHTFIATSPIHMKHKLQMQPDEVIEQAVRAVKRSRSHVDDVEFSCEDAGRSELDFLCRIIEAAIDAGANTINIPDTVGYAIPEQFAETIHQLLNRIPNADKAIFSVHCHNDLGLAVANSLAAVTRGARQVECTINGLGERAGNASLEEIVMAVRTRQDLFNIDTRIDARHIVPASRLVSTITGFPVQPNKAIVGANAFAHESGIHQDGVLKHRETYEIMRAEDVGWHTNSLVLGKHSGRNAFRTRLLELGIQFETETELNEAFTRFKALADLKHEIFDEDLQAIASDTRQKDEDGRYGLVCLQVCSETGVVPKATMTLTMDGKEHKVDAEGSGPVDATFKAIESLVDSGCNLQLYSVNNITSGTDAQGEVTVRLERGGRIVNGVGADTDIIIASAKAYIEALNLISRVGIRQHPQVADV
- the rimI gene encoding ribosomal protein S18-alanine N-acetyltransferase; translation: MHRREDSYLGAPGLELTIRPLEPGDLSEILNIELQGYSHPWSEGIFLDCFKPDYRLWGVCQNGSLAGYVVVSYVLDEVHLLNLCVHPGFRGRGAGRLLLRHLLAEAARECMNQVILEVRLSNNVASKLYRNEGFEEIGRRPRYYPAASGWEDARVMALLLQP
- the prfC gene encoding peptide chain release factor 3 produces the protein MAHLSQEVAKRRTFAIISHPDAGKTTITEKVLLFGHAIQRAGTVKGKKSGQHAKSDWMEMEKERGISVTTSVMQFPYGGKLVNLLDTPGHEDFSEDTYRTLTAVDSCLMVIDSAKGVEARTIKLMEVTRLRDTPILTFMNKLDRDTRDPVELMDEVEDVLKIACAPITWPIGMGKNFKGVYHLLRDEVTLYQSGQGHAIQAVRVISGLDNPELDTAIGTYAAELRDEVELVKGASHEFNLEAFLAGELTPVFFGTALGNFGVDHMLDGLVDWAPAPQPRETDQRPVQPDDEAFTGFVFKIQANMDPQHRDRVAFMRIVSGKYSPGMKARHVRIGKEVRFSDALTFMAGDRAHAEEAYAGDIIGLHNHGTIQLGDTFTAGEDMKFTGIPNFAPELFRRIRLKDPLKAKQLQKGLIQLSEEGAVQVFRPLRNNDLIVGAVGVLQFDVVVSRLKTEYKVEAVYEPINVATARWVTCSDDRKLDEFQRKNNDNLALDGGDRLAYIAPTMVNLNLAQERYPDVEFHKTREH
- a CDS encoding TatD family hydrolase; the protein is MKLVDAHCHFDFPRFDGIRASELGAASKNGVVGLVIPGVRRPDWERVRDTALAHSGLFYCLGIHPWFVSEHSAGDLEAMEQLLRSRPESCIAVGECGLDRLHGDTGAQFPWFEAQVELASKLGFPLVIHSVKTHDEVHATLRRRNWSGRALLHGFSGSYQQAKKLVDQGCFIGVGGVITHPRARKTRETVARLPLESLVLETDAPDMAPEGVAAGDNSPVYLHSILECLAEIRGEQPEYLASVLFANTAMLYGQALWQ
- the rplM gene encoding 50S ribosomal protein L13, with protein sequence MKTLSAKPETVKRDWYVVDAAGKTLGRLSTEIARRLRGKHKPEYTPHVDTGDYIVVINAGQVRVTGNKASDKMYYSHTGFPGGIKSISFEKLVDKAPEQVIQKSVKGMLPKGPLGRAMFMKLKIYAGAEHPHAAQQPKELDI
- the rpsI gene encoding 30S ribosomal protein S9; the encoded protein is MSVAQNYGTGRRKTSTARVFIKPGSGNISINGRTIEEFFGRETLRMIVRQPLVVAESADRFDINVTVKGGGISGQAGAIRHGLTRALMDYDETLRPAMRKAGYVTRDAREVERKKVGLRKARKRPQYSKR
- the petA gene encoding ubiquinol-cytochrome c reductase iron-sulfur subunit, producing MNNGDVSQGRRRFLIGATAAVGGVGVVGAAVPFVASWNPSAKAEAAGAPVTVNISKIEPGQQVTISWRGMPVWLIRRTEEMQSSVEKLNDKVSDPQSEAPQQPAYIDGILRSLKPEMAVLVGLCTHLGCVPTYRPEVAPADLGEEWLGGLFCPCHGSRYDLAGRVYKSQPAPLNLQVPPYRYDDDVTLTIGLDPEAA